A window of Macrotis lagotis isolate mMagLag1 chromosome X, bilby.v1.9.chrom.fasta, whole genome shotgun sequence contains these coding sequences:
- the PLPPR3 gene encoding phospholipid phosphatase-related protein type 3 isoform X2 translates to MEGHLLCPLIMVGEGIVYCLQSKLKGRTNAEGSINAGGCNFNSFLRRTVRFVGVHVFGLCATALVTDIIQLATGYHAPFFLTVCKPNYTLLGISCDANPYITQDICSGQDAHAILSARKTFPSQHATLSAFAAVYVSMYFNSIISDSTKLLKPILVFAFAIAAGVCGLTQITQHRSHPSDVYSGFLIGAGIAAYLACHAVGNFRAPLEKPPAPPPAKDALRALTQRGHDSVYHQNKSVSTDELTPQTRLEGVPRPVPREKTSLGSLKRASVDVDLLAPRSPMGKENMVTFSNTLPRVNTPSLDDPARRHMTIHVPLDASRSKQLITEWKQKSLEGGRALALAEEVGPGHLRGAAEPMAEEEEEEDEEEEEEEEEEEEGGPIPPSLYPTVQARAGAERAGLGPRVLLPPRAGAPPLVHIPEESQATASSSASASLSPKSSSAVRAKWLMMAEKGGATVPAPPRVANPPRLLQVIAMSKAPGMGPGGPPGVKTAETASSSSASSDSSQYRSPSERDSGSIVTIDAHAPHHPVVHLSSGNGPWEWKAAAGPKGAELGSDTYELGELAGRDYRAGGSFRASKAPGVSPGSSISDMDQEEPPRFTGVATVNLATGEGMPTPGEGVLGPASRESTLRRKPGSLALSERDGHGEAEAESYYKKIPAGRRFKD, encoded by the exons ATGGAAGGTCACCTTCTCTGTCCTCTG ATCATGGTTGGGGAAGGCATTGTGTACTGCCTCCAATCCAAGCTGAAGGGTCGCACCAACGCCGAGGGCAGCATCAACGCTGGGGGGTGCAACTTCAACTCTTTCCTGCGTCGGACCGTCCGCTTTGTAG GTGTCCACGTATTTGGCCTATGTGCCACGGCCCTGGTCACTGACATCATCCAGTTGGCCACAGGCTACCATGCCCCCTTCTTCTTGACGGTATGCAAACCCAATTATACCTTGCTAGGCATCTCTTGTGATGCCAACCCTTACATCACCCAGGACATCTGTTCCGGCCAGGATGCCCATGCCATCCTCTCTGCCAG GAAGACCTTCCCATCCCAGCATGCCACCCTTTCGGCTTTCGCTGCTGTCTATGTGTCG ATGTACTTTAACTCCATCATCTCAGATAGCACCAAGCTGCTCAAACCTATCCTGGTCTTTGCCTTTGCTATTGCTGCGGGGGTCTGTGGCCTTACCCAGATCACACAGCACCGAAGCCACCCCAGTGACGTCTACAGTGGCTTCCTCATTGGCGCTGGCATTGCCGCCTATCTG GCCTGCCATGCAGTGGGTAACTTCCGGGCTCCTCTGGAGAAGCCCCCAGCCCCACCACCAGCCAAGGATGCCCTCCGGGCCCTGACCCAGAGAGGCCATGACTCTGTCTACCACCAGAACAAGTCAGTCAGCACAGATGAGTTGACCCCCCAAACCCGACTAGAGGGGGTGCCACGGCCGGTGCCTCGAGAGAAGACATCACTGGGCAGTCTGAAGAGAGCCAGCGTCGATGTGGACCTCCTGGCCCCGCGGAGCCCCATGGGCAAAGAGAACATGGTAACCTTCAGTAACACCCTGCCCCGTGTGAATACCCCCTCATTGGATGACCCTGCCCGGCGCCATATGACCATCCACGTGCCCCTGGATGCCTCCCGCTCCAAGCAGCTCATCACTGAATGGAAACAAAAGTCGCTGGAGGGGGGTCGGGCCCTGGCTCTGGCTGAGGAGGTTGGACCGGGCCATCTTCGAGGGGCTGCAGAGCCCATGgctgaggaggaagaggaagaggatgaggaagaagaggaagaagaggaagaggaggaggagggaggccCCATCCCACCTTCCTTGTACCCTACTGTGCAAGCCAGGGCTGGAGCTGAGAGAGCAGGGTTGGGGCCCCGGGTGCTTCTGCCACCACGAGCTGGGGCCCCCCCATTAGTGCATATCCCCGAGGAGAGTCAGGCCACAGCCAGCAGCTCTGCAAGCGCCAGCCTCTCTCCCAAGAGCAGCTCAGCTGTGAGGGCCAAGTGGCTCATGATGGCTGAGAAAGGGGGCGCCACTGTCCCAGCCCCACCACGCGTGGCCAACCCACCCCGGCTCCTTCAGGTCATTGCAATGTCCAAGGCTCCAGGCATGGGGCCTGGGGGTCCCCCAGGCGTGAAGACGGCTGAAACAGCCTCGTCCTCAAGTGCCAGCTCTGATTCCTCCCAGTACCGCTCGCCCTCAGAGCGTGACAGCGGCAGTATAGTCACCATTGATGCCCATGCCCCCCACCACCCCGTTGTGCACCTCTCCTCTGGTAATGGGCCCTGGGAGTGGAAGGCAGCTGCTGGGCCCAAAGGGGCTGAGCTTGGGAGTGACACCTATGAGCTCGGAGAGCTGGCAGGCCGTGATTACCGAGCTGGGGGCAGCTTCCGGGCCAGCAAGGCCCCAGGCGTGTCCCCTGGATCTTCCATCAGTGATATGGACCAGGAGGAGCCACCACGTTTCACCGGCGTGGCCACCGTCAACCTGGCCACGGGCGAGGGGATGCCAACCCCAGGAGAAGGGGTGCTGGGTCCTGCCAGCAGGGAGTCCACTCTAAGGCGCAAGCCCGGCAGCCTAGCATTGTCTGAAAGGGATGGTCACGGAGAAGCCGAGGCTGAGAGTTACTACAAGAAAATCCCAGCTGGCCGCCGGTTCAAGGACTAA
- the PLPPR3 gene encoding phospholipid phosphatase-related protein type 3 isoform X1, whose amino-acid sequence MLPAKEKSRGPKDSMTLLPCFYFVELPIVASSIVTLYFLELTDLFKPAKVGFQCYDRTLSMPYVETSEELIPLLMLLSLAFAAPAASIMVGEGIVYCLQSKLKGRTNAEGSINAGGCNFNSFLRRTVRFVGVHVFGLCATALVTDIIQLATGYHAPFFLTVCKPNYTLLGISCDANPYITQDICSGQDAHAILSARKTFPSQHATLSAFAAVYVSMYFNSIISDSTKLLKPILVFAFAIAAGVCGLTQITQHRSHPSDVYSGFLIGAGIAAYLACHAVGNFRAPLEKPPAPPPAKDALRALTQRGHDSVYHQNKSVSTDELTPQTRLEGVPRPVPREKTSLGSLKRASVDVDLLAPRSPMGKENMVTFSNTLPRVNTPSLDDPARRHMTIHVPLDASRSKQLITEWKQKSLEGGRALALAEEVGPGHLRGAAEPMAEEEEEEDEEEEEEEEEEEEGGPIPPSLYPTVQARAGAERAGLGPRVLLPPRAGAPPLVHIPEESQATASSSASASLSPKSSSAVRAKWLMMAEKGGATVPAPPRVANPPRLLQVIAMSKAPGMGPGGPPGVKTAETASSSSASSDSSQYRSPSERDSGSIVTIDAHAPHHPVVHLSSGNGPWEWKAAAGPKGAELGSDTYELGELAGRDYRAGGSFRASKAPGVSPGSSISDMDQEEPPRFTGVATVNLATGEGMPTPGEGVLGPASRESTLRRKPGSLALSERDGHGEAEAESYYKKIPAGRRFKD is encoded by the exons ATGCTCCCCGCCAAGGAGAAGAGCCGCGGCCCGAAGGACAGCATGACGCTGCTGCCCTGCTTCTACTTCGTGGAG CTCCCCATCGTTGCCTCTTCCATTGTGACCCTTTACTTCCTGGAGCTGACAGACCTCTTCAAGCCAGCCAAGGTGGGCTTCCAGTGCTATGATCGGACCTTGTCCATGCCCTACGTGGAAACCAGTGAGGAGCTCATCCCACTGCTCATGCTCTTAAGTCTGGCCTTTGCTGCCCCCGCTGCTTCT ATCATGGTTGGGGAAGGCATTGTGTACTGCCTCCAATCCAAGCTGAAGGGTCGCACCAACGCCGAGGGCAGCATCAACGCTGGGGGGTGCAACTTCAACTCTTTCCTGCGTCGGACCGTCCGCTTTGTAG GTGTCCACGTATTTGGCCTATGTGCCACGGCCCTGGTCACTGACATCATCCAGTTGGCCACAGGCTACCATGCCCCCTTCTTCTTGACGGTATGCAAACCCAATTATACCTTGCTAGGCATCTCTTGTGATGCCAACCCTTACATCACCCAGGACATCTGTTCCGGCCAGGATGCCCATGCCATCCTCTCTGCCAG GAAGACCTTCCCATCCCAGCATGCCACCCTTTCGGCTTTCGCTGCTGTCTATGTGTCG ATGTACTTTAACTCCATCATCTCAGATAGCACCAAGCTGCTCAAACCTATCCTGGTCTTTGCCTTTGCTATTGCTGCGGGGGTCTGTGGCCTTACCCAGATCACACAGCACCGAAGCCACCCCAGTGACGTCTACAGTGGCTTCCTCATTGGCGCTGGCATTGCCGCCTATCTG GCCTGCCATGCAGTGGGTAACTTCCGGGCTCCTCTGGAGAAGCCCCCAGCCCCACCACCAGCCAAGGATGCCCTCCGGGCCCTGACCCAGAGAGGCCATGACTCTGTCTACCACCAGAACAAGTCAGTCAGCACAGATGAGTTGACCCCCCAAACCCGACTAGAGGGGGTGCCACGGCCGGTGCCTCGAGAGAAGACATCACTGGGCAGTCTGAAGAGAGCCAGCGTCGATGTGGACCTCCTGGCCCCGCGGAGCCCCATGGGCAAAGAGAACATGGTAACCTTCAGTAACACCCTGCCCCGTGTGAATACCCCCTCATTGGATGACCCTGCCCGGCGCCATATGACCATCCACGTGCCCCTGGATGCCTCCCGCTCCAAGCAGCTCATCACTGAATGGAAACAAAAGTCGCTGGAGGGGGGTCGGGCCCTGGCTCTGGCTGAGGAGGTTGGACCGGGCCATCTTCGAGGGGCTGCAGAGCCCATGgctgaggaggaagaggaagaggatgaggaagaagaggaagaagaggaagaggaggaggagggaggccCCATCCCACCTTCCTTGTACCCTACTGTGCAAGCCAGGGCTGGAGCTGAGAGAGCAGGGTTGGGGCCCCGGGTGCTTCTGCCACCACGAGCTGGGGCCCCCCCATTAGTGCATATCCCCGAGGAGAGTCAGGCCACAGCCAGCAGCTCTGCAAGCGCCAGCCTCTCTCCCAAGAGCAGCTCAGCTGTGAGGGCCAAGTGGCTCATGATGGCTGAGAAAGGGGGCGCCACTGTCCCAGCCCCACCACGCGTGGCCAACCCACCCCGGCTCCTTCAGGTCATTGCAATGTCCAAGGCTCCAGGCATGGGGCCTGGGGGTCCCCCAGGCGTGAAGACGGCTGAAACAGCCTCGTCCTCAAGTGCCAGCTCTGATTCCTCCCAGTACCGCTCGCCCTCAGAGCGTGACAGCGGCAGTATAGTCACCATTGATGCCCATGCCCCCCACCACCCCGTTGTGCACCTCTCCTCTGGTAATGGGCCCTGGGAGTGGAAGGCAGCTGCTGGGCCCAAAGGGGCTGAGCTTGGGAGTGACACCTATGAGCTCGGAGAGCTGGCAGGCCGTGATTACCGAGCTGGGGGCAGCTTCCGGGCCAGCAAGGCCCCAGGCGTGTCCCCTGGATCTTCCATCAGTGATATGGACCAGGAGGAGCCACCACGTTTCACCGGCGTGGCCACCGTCAACCTGGCCACGGGCGAGGGGATGCCAACCCCAGGAGAAGGGGTGCTGGGTCCTGCCAGCAGGGAGTCCACTCTAAGGCGCAAGCCCGGCAGCCTAGCATTGTCTGAAAGGGATGGTCACGGAGAAGCCGAGGCTGAGAGTTACTACAAGAAAATCCCAGCTGGCCGCCGGTTCAAGGACTAA